A stretch of Vicinamibacteria bacterium DNA encodes these proteins:
- a CDS encoding glycoside hydrolase family 30 beta sandwich domain-containing protein, producing the protein MILEPAQAAQPILGFGAAFTDAACYVIGEMPEAARDALLQELFDPKQMGLSVCRTCIGSSDYARKVYSYDEGEPDPQLKRFSIDGDREFVLPIIRRARAINPDLFLLATPWSPPNWMKDNDSMLGGTIRRRYLDAYADYFVKFLQAYRDEGVFVNAVSAQNEVDTDQDSSMPACLFPQEIEVRFVAKSLGPALERAGIESKIWLIDHNYNLWGRAIAELDDPTVRRYSNAVAWHGYLGQPEWMQKVLSAHPDAEMYWTEGGPDYTEPAYPTDWVKWGRTFAGILRNGARCIMGWNIALDEAGKPKVGPFDCGGLVTVHSKTKAVTRSGQYWAFAHYSRAMARGAVVVISQGGPEPVAHVAARNPDGTYALVLTNAGAARQRVELRLGPRATEVSLPGDSVTTLKWN; encoded by the coding sequence TTGATCTTGGAGCCGGCCCAGGCCGCCCAACCGATCCTCGGTTTCGGCGCTGCGTTCACGGACGCCGCTTGCTACGTGATCGGCGAGATGCCGGAGGCGGCGCGCGATGCGCTCCTTCAGGAGCTCTTCGATCCCAAGCAGATGGGGTTGAGCGTTTGCAGGACATGCATCGGATCGAGCGACTATGCGCGCAAGGTCTACAGTTACGACGAGGGCGAGCCCGATCCGCAGCTCAAGCGCTTTTCGATCGACGGCGACCGGGAGTTTGTCCTTCCGATCATCCGCCGAGCGCGCGCTATCAACCCCGACCTCTTCCTCTTGGCCACGCCCTGGAGCCCGCCCAACTGGATGAAGGACAACGACTCGATGCTTGGAGGAACTATCCGCAGGCGCTACCTGGACGCCTACGCCGACTACTTCGTTAAGTTTCTGCAAGCCTACCGAGACGAGGGTGTCTTCGTGAACGCGGTGTCGGCCCAGAACGAAGTCGATACCGACCAGGACAGCAGCATGCCGGCGTGCCTCTTTCCACAAGAGATCGAGGTGCGGTTTGTAGCGAAGAGCCTGGGACCCGCGCTCGAGCGCGCCGGAATCGAGAGCAAGATCTGGCTGATTGACCACAACTACAACCTCTGGGGCCGCGCTATCGCGGAGCTGGACGATCCAACTGTTCGGAGGTACAGCAACGCGGTGGCGTGGCACGGATATCTGGGCCAGCCGGAGTGGATGCAAAAAGTGCTCAGCGCCCATCCCGACGCCGAGATGTACTGGACCGAAGGCGGCCCCGACTACACGGAGCCCGCCTATCCAACCGACTGGGTCAAGTGGGGTCGGACATTCGCGGGCATCCTGCGCAACGGCGCACGGTGCATCATGGGTTGGAACATCGCCCTGGACGAGGCCGGCAAGCCTAAAGTCGGCCCATTCGATTGCGGCGGGCTCGTGACCGTCCATTCAAAGACGAAAGCGGTGACGCGCAGCGGACAGTATTGGGCCTTTGCCCACTACTCCCGTGCCATGGCGCGCGGCGCAGTCGTGGTCATCTCACAAGGGGGCCCCGAGCCCGTCGCGCATGTCGCCGCGCGAAACCCCGACGGAACCTATGCCCTGGTACTGACGAACGCCGGCGCGGCCCGCCAGCGCGTCGAGTTGCGGCTCGGCCCGCGAGCGACCGAGGTATCCCTGCCGGGGGATTCGGTGACGACGCTCAAGTGGAACTGA
- a CDS encoding methyltransferase, whose product MGSTDPGDMLSVLQMAAGYWWSQAILVAARLGIADSLEAGHRAPRELAEELDVDESSLFRLLRALASVGLFARDSLGRFGLTDRGRLLLEHHPRSLKALVLSLELPYRAWGSLEKSIRNGRPAFDEVYGCSYFEYLDAHREDSDVFAAAMTCQARLTSETVAEAYDFSRFDRIVDVGGSGGALLSAILDRHPGVRGWVFDRPAVVERQARRESRVEWVAGDFFNSDLPVADAYLLSLVLHDWSDEACHRILKAVARSMRGDARLLVVESILPPDDYPFFAKVLDLHMLACFGGAERTEFQYRALLEGAGLSVIRVHPAFGPSSQLSIIEATNC is encoded by the coding sequence ATGGGCTCGACCGACCCCGGCGACATGCTTTCCGTCCTCCAGATGGCAGCCGGCTACTGGTGGTCGCAGGCGATCCTAGTGGCCGCGCGGCTGGGGATTGCCGATTCTCTAGAGGCCGGCCATCGCGCCCCTCGGGAACTGGCCGAGGAACTGGACGTGGACGAGAGCTCCTTGTTCAGGCTGCTTCGCGCCCTGGCCAGCGTCGGCCTGTTTGCCCGGGACAGTCTCGGTCGCTTCGGGCTGACCGATCGAGGACGGCTCCTCCTCGAACACCATCCGCGCTCGTTAAAGGCGCTCGTTCTGTCGCTGGAGTTGCCCTATCGTGCTTGGGGCTCGCTCGAAAAGAGCATTCGTAATGGTCGGCCCGCGTTCGACGAGGTTTACGGCTGCTCCTACTTCGAATATCTCGACGCCCATCGGGAGGACTCGGACGTTTTCGCCGCGGCGATGACCTGCCAAGCACGGCTGACCAGCGAGACGGTGGCCGAAGCCTACGACTTCTCCCGGTTTGATCGCATCGTCGATGTGGGGGGCAGCGGCGGGGCCCTGCTCTCCGCCATCCTCGACCGCCATCCCGGCGTCCGGGGATGGGTGTTCGACCGCCCGGCGGTGGTGGAGCGTCAAGCTCGCCGGGAGAGCCGGGTGGAGTGGGTGGCGGGAGACTTCTTCAACTCCGACCTGCCCGTGGCCGACGCCTATTTGCTCTCTCTGGTGCTCCACGATTGGAGCGATGAGGCTTGCCACAGGATTCTCAAGGCGGTCGCCCGGTCCATGCGCGGGGATGCCCGGCTGCTCGTGGTCGAGTCGATCCTCCCCCCAGACGACTACCCCTTCTTCGCCAAGGTCCTCGACCTCCATATGCTCGCCTGCTTTGGAGGCGCAGAGCGAACGGAGTTCCAGTACCGAGCGCTCCTGGAGGGGGCGGGACTGTCCGTGATCCGTGTCCATCCGGCGTTCGGCCCCAGCAGCCAGCTCTCAATCATCGAGGCGACAAACTGCTAG
- a CDS encoding PIN domain-containing protein — protein sequence MPTNLAIDDQLLAEALRVGGLRRRRKGEAEQVLARKVDELLPSDEQVAAPGIVLQELLGGIAERSQYERVLAGVRASFSIVLATEGDHLKAADIVNGAPAKAVVRSAPDALIAAQAPNRRGGLLTRDADFAKVTKFACLRFA from the coding sequence TTGCCCACCAACCTGGCTATCGACGACCAGCTGCTCGCGGAAGCCCTCCGGGTTGGAGGGCTGCGACGCCGCCGAAAGGGCGAGGCGGAGCAGGTCTTGGCGCGGAAGGTAGACGAGTTGCTACCGAGCGACGAACAGGTGGCCGCCCCTGGAATCGTCCTTCAGGAATTGCTGGGCGGAATCGCGGAGCGCTCGCAGTACGAGAGGGTGCTGGCAGGGGTGCGGGCAAGCTTTTCCATTGTTCTGGCCACCGAGGGCGATCACCTGAAGGCAGCGGACATCGTCAACGGAGCACCGGCCAAGGCGGTTGTGCGTTCTGCTCCGGATGCCCTCATCGCTGCCCAGGCGCCGAACCGTCGAGGCGGCCTGCTGACTAGGGACGCCGATTTCGCCAAGGTGACCAAGTTTGCCTGCCTCCGGTTCGCGTAA
- a CDS encoding beta-ketoacyl synthase N-terminal-like domain-containing protein, whose protein sequence is MLEGRRGFAARNGGGRTSAPESWSTLIEEAAERDGTGGFEFIEPGEATSRLTMADLDRRSRAVAAVLQQEVQAGDRVLLFLAPGPDFLVSLYGCFYAGAIAVPTYPPEPDRLARTLPRTLRTLHDAGAACVLTTPEAGQHLVPLLQGNPLTREMRMIDIRGISEAEARAWRRPDSSPDTALLLQYTSGSEGEPKGVVLTNRNLFHNLAGIVALTGMRREDRIVSWVPPSHDLGMVIGHLLPAFVGMPAVLMSPEVFVRRPIRWLEVISRYRATVSAAPNFAFDLCTRKCAPGDIESLDLSTWRLVIDGGEPVRAATINRFCEAFVRAGFRREAFWPSYGLAEACATVSGGRPEEAPVVRGVDPRELERGRVVYVEAHPPPRSVVGCGRSLPDQEIRIVDPDTVEPLAERRVGEIWVRGASVASGYWRGGEASARTFGARLGDTGPFLRTGDLGFLDGEELFITGRIKDLIIIRGRNHYPQDIESTVEAVDPLALRAGCTAAFALEVDEEERLGICCEVNLARDAEHFQADSGRLCSRIYEEVVATQGIEPYVVVLLPPRAIPKTSSGKLQRREASRRHREGWREALRVWQPSSLAAAEGAVRAPDPAPREESQGRGGTSLQEVLEFVVARVAAHAVRPEESIDADRPLAAYGFDSLRTLQLIESLETWLGRPVGRTVPWERPSLLAIAEHIAASLVRTEPRASAGVDPAPRRGPRKSPSAGGGEDIAIVGMACRFPGGESLSAYWRLLRGGIDSVAEIPSSRWDTGALYEASAPRRGRMNTRRGGVLEKIDNFDASLFHVSPREAPHVDPQQRIFLELAWAALEDAGQAPDGLAGTDTGVFVGAYQNDYLELQAGDPNQIDEFYGTGISLSIVANRVSYFLGLQGPSMVIDTGCSSSLTAVHLACQAIRAGDCSIALAGGISLMLSPGPTIYFSQVGAMAADGRCKAFSNRADGFVRSEGGGAVVLKALSHALDDRDHVYAVLRGSAINHGGHSNGLTAPNPGAQGRVIRSALAQAGVAPAKVTYLEAHGTGTALGDLIEFEAIRAELLTGRDPAQPLCLGSVKGNIGHVEAAAGIAGLIKVALMIDHRELVPHLHGNPPLPELALVPCRLLDCAEPWRSKGPRVAAVSSFGLGGANAHVVLQEPARASRRSVGEERPPVPLFLSARTPTALRESAAAMADFSEAHADYMLEIANTVLSGRAHLAHRLALLGEDGASLVRQLREFASGASTPPGYAVPSRAMIAKASHPIFVVPGDCASQPGVQAWWLWDAHPPAVDALRHLADSLPGPQRAQLESLTAIRPQESGGPSGERLAFVIAVCLFEGWTGVGISPLRLLAFGSGQIAARYLLGELTLAEAWSRLEPGAGGVSTDCLAWQLEAGRPREPPTRVDEPALQEILEDQVVVVMADSAMVPAAVLRGRPGTLVSLEGGSRLPLGEASRRLFLAGARGDWSRLLIPTASGKLGGTPTYPFARESYWTQSPHALDRYYGPILPPCD, encoded by the coding sequence ATGCTTGAAGGGCGAAGGGGATTCGCCGCCAGGAATGGCGGAGGGCGTACCTCTGCACCTGAGAGTTGGTCGACTCTCATTGAAGAGGCCGCCGAGCGCGACGGGACGGGGGGATTCGAGTTTATAGAGCCGGGCGAAGCGACCAGCCGATTAACCATGGCCGATTTGGATCGGCGGTCCAGGGCGGTGGCGGCTGTACTTCAGCAGGAGGTCCAGGCCGGTGATCGGGTCCTGCTCTTCCTCGCGCCGGGACCGGACTTCCTGGTTAGCCTGTATGGCTGCTTCTACGCGGGGGCAATCGCGGTTCCGACCTACCCCCCGGAACCCGACCGCCTGGCGCGCACTCTCCCCAGAACCCTGAGGACGCTCCACGACGCGGGTGCAGCCTGCGTGCTGACGACCCCGGAGGCCGGGCAGCACCTCGTCCCCCTTCTCCAGGGGAATCCGCTTACGCGTGAGATGCGGATGATCGACATCCGCGGGATCTCGGAGGCGGAGGCTCGGGCCTGGCGCCGTCCGGACTCCTCCCCCGACACTGCGCTCCTTCTGCAATACACCTCCGGCTCCGAAGGCGAGCCGAAAGGAGTCGTACTCACCAACCGGAACCTTTTCCACAACCTGGCCGGAATCGTCGCCCTGACGGGAATGAGGCGGGAAGACCGCATCGTCTCGTGGGTTCCTCCGTCTCACGATCTCGGCATGGTGATTGGACACCTGCTTCCCGCTTTCGTCGGGATGCCGGCGGTCCTGATGTCGCCTGAGGTATTCGTCCGACGCCCGATTCGCTGGCTGGAAGTCATCAGCCGCTATCGGGCGACTGTCAGCGCCGCTCCGAACTTCGCGTTCGACCTCTGCACCCGCAAGTGCGCCCCCGGGGACATCGAGTCTCTCGACCTCTCGACCTGGCGCCTCGTCATCGACGGCGGCGAGCCTGTGCGAGCCGCCACCATCAACCGCTTTTGTGAGGCCTTCGTGCGCGCAGGGTTCCGACGGGAGGCGTTCTGGCCGTCCTACGGCCTGGCGGAGGCGTGCGCGACCGTGTCCGGGGGACGGCCCGAGGAGGCCCCCGTCGTTCGTGGCGTGGATCCCCGGGAGCTGGAGAGAGGGCGCGTGGTGTACGTCGAAGCGCACCCGCCCCCCCGCTCGGTGGTGGGTTGTGGCCGAAGCCTTCCCGATCAGGAGATTCGCATCGTCGATCCCGACACCGTCGAACCCCTCGCCGAGCGGAGAGTTGGGGAGATCTGGGTGAGGGGCGCCTCGGTGGCCAGCGGCTATTGGAGGGGGGGAGAGGCAAGCGCCCGGACTTTCGGGGCTCGCCTGGGTGACACCGGGCCCTTCCTGCGAACCGGTGACCTTGGCTTCCTAGACGGGGAGGAGCTTTTCATCACCGGTCGGATCAAGGACCTCATCATTATTCGAGGACGGAACCACTATCCGCAGGACATCGAGAGCACGGTGGAGGCGGTCGATCCTTTGGCGCTCCGTGCCGGGTGCACAGCGGCATTTGCCCTCGAGGTGGACGAGGAAGAGCGCCTCGGGATCTGCTGCGAAGTGAATCTGGCCCGCGACGCGGAACACTTCCAGGCCGATTCGGGCCGTCTCTGCTCACGGATATACGAGGAGGTTGTCGCGACCCAAGGGATCGAGCCTTATGTCGTGGTGTTGCTGCCGCCGCGCGCGATCCCGAAGACCTCGAGCGGGAAGCTTCAACGGCGAGAAGCGAGTCGGCGCCATCGCGAGGGCTGGCGGGAGGCGCTCCGGGTCTGGCAGCCCTCGAGCTTAGCCGCCGCCGAAGGAGCGGTTCGCGCACCCGACCCGGCACCCCGTGAGGAATCGCAGGGGCGGGGGGGAACTTCGCTCCAAGAGGTCCTGGAGTTTGTTGTCGCCCGCGTGGCTGCGCACGCGGTCCGGCCCGAGGAGTCGATCGATGCTGATCGTCCCCTGGCCGCTTACGGGTTCGATTCCCTGCGCACCCTGCAGCTCATTGAGAGCCTCGAGACCTGGCTGGGACGGCCGGTGGGTCGGACCGTGCCCTGGGAGCGGCCGAGCCTGTTGGCCATCGCCGAGCATATCGCCGCGAGCCTCGTGCGTACCGAGCCAAGAGCGTCGGCGGGCGTCGACCCCGCCCCCCGGAGGGGGCCGAGGAAGTCTCCATCCGCGGGCGGGGGGGAGGACATCGCGATTGTGGGCATGGCCTGCCGGTTTCCCGGCGGCGAGAGCCTCTCCGCCTACTGGCGTCTCCTGCGCGGGGGCATCGATAGCGTCGCGGAGATCCCTTCGAGTCGTTGGGACACGGGGGCGCTATATGAAGCTTCCGCGCCGCGGCGGGGACGCATGAACACCCGCCGGGGAGGCGTCCTGGAGAAGATCGACAATTTCGATGCTTCCCTCTTCCACGTCTCGCCACGCGAGGCGCCTCATGTGGATCCTCAACAGCGGATCTTCCTCGAGCTCGCCTGGGCGGCCCTTGAAGACGCCGGTCAGGCGCCCGACGGCCTGGCCGGAACCGACACGGGAGTATTCGTAGGGGCGTATCAGAACGACTACCTGGAGCTGCAGGCCGGCGACCCGAACCAGATCGATGAGTTCTACGGCACCGGGATCTCTCTGAGCATCGTCGCGAACCGGGTTTCGTACTTCCTCGGCCTGCAGGGACCGAGCATGGTGATCGACACCGGTTGCTCGTCTTCGCTGACGGCGGTGCATCTGGCCTGCCAGGCCATACGGGCCGGCGACTGCTCGATCGCTCTCGCGGGCGGCATCAGCCTCATGCTCTCCCCCGGCCCGACCATCTATTTCTCTCAGGTCGGTGCGATGGCCGCCGACGGCCGATGCAAGGCCTTCTCGAACCGAGCCGACGGCTTCGTGCGGAGCGAAGGCGGAGGAGCCGTGGTGCTCAAGGCCCTGTCTCACGCCCTCGACGACCGGGACCACGTGTACGCCGTGCTCCGCGGATCGGCCATCAATCACGGCGGCCATTCGAACGGGCTGACCGCGCCGAACCCGGGCGCACAGGGTAGGGTTATCCGGAGCGCACTGGCCCAGGCTGGAGTTGCGCCCGCCAAGGTCACCTACCTGGAGGCTCATGGAACGGGCACTGCTCTGGGGGACCTCATCGAGTTCGAGGCGATCCGGGCCGAGCTTCTGACCGGGCGAGACCCAGCGCAGCCGCTCTGTCTCGGCTCCGTCAAGGGCAACATCGGGCATGTCGAGGCCGCGGCGGGCATCGCCGGGCTCATCAAAGTGGCCCTAATGATCGACCACCGGGAGCTCGTTCCCCACCTGCACGGCAACCCGCCCTTGCCCGAGCTCGCGCTCGTGCCATGCCGTTTGCTCGACTGCGCTGAGCCGTGGCGGTCCAAGGGCCCAAGGGTAGCCGCGGTGAGCTCCTTCGGACTCGGCGGGGCCAACGCCCATGTCGTCCTCCAGGAACCGGCTCGTGCATCCCGCCGGTCGGTGGGCGAGGAACGACCGCCGGTCCCGCTATTCCTCTCCGCGCGGACGCCCACGGCCTTGAGGGAGTCCGCCGCGGCCATGGCGGACTTCTCGGAGGCCCACGCGGATTACATGCTGGAGATCGCGAACACGGTCCTGTCGGGGCGGGCGCACCTGGCGCATCGTCTGGCCCTGTTGGGCGAGGACGGGGCGTCTCTGGTTCGGCAGCTCCGGGAGTTCGCGAGCGGCGCGTCCACCCCGCCCGGCTACGCGGTGCCCAGCCGGGCCATGATCGCCAAGGCAAGCCACCCAATCTTCGTGGTGCCGGGCGACTGTGCTTCCCAGCCCGGGGTCCAGGCTTGGTGGTTGTGGGACGCTCACCCTCCGGCGGTCGACGCCTTGCGACATCTGGCCGACTCACTGCCCGGTCCGCAGAGGGCGCAGCTCGAATCACTGACCGCCATCCGTCCGCAAGAATCCGGCGGTCCCAGCGGGGAGCGCCTGGCCTTCGTCATTGCCGTGTGCCTGTTCGAAGGCTGGACGGGGGTCGGCATCTCGCCTCTAAGGCTGCTCGCGTTTGGCTCCGGGCAAATTGCCGCCCGCTACTTGCTCGGAGAGTTGACCCTGGCCGAGGCATGGTCGCGACTGGAGCCGGGAGCAGGCGGGGTGTCGACGGACTGCCTGGCCTGGCAGCTGGAAGCCGGCCGTCCGCGAGAACCGCCGACGCGTGTCGACGAACCGGCGCTCCAGGAAATCCTGGAGGATCAAGTCGTCGTCGTGATGGCGGATTCGGCCATGGTGCCGGCGGCCGTGCTACGCGGCCGGCCCGGGACGTTGGTCTCGCTGGAGGGTGGATCGCGACTCCCCCTGGGCGAAGCGAGCCGGAGGCTATTTCTCGCGGGGGCTCGCGGGGATTGGAGCCGACTCCTGATCCCAACCGCGTCCGGCAAGCTGGGAGGCACGCCCACCTATCCCTTCGCACGGGAGAGCTACTGGACGCAATCGCCCCATGCCCTTGATCGCTACTATGGGCCCATCCTTCCCCCTTGCGACTGA
- a CDS encoding AraC family transcriptional regulator: MSPLVHAGNGSIASLSNVAIEWLFVSPSLAISRYRCRVHDGVGREQAQPWHVIVFPHSGAFELEQFGQRVFVDPNQVLLLNAGAPYTTRHPIGGCDEGCAIVLRPDLLRELSSTHEPAVAARPQRPFLANRTRVSARAALLQRWLFRGLAGAQPLDALVIQESTLALADEVLGSIPRQRRPTVGAAAQRRQRDLVEAARQLIADSYRQSLTLDRLAAQLETSPFHLCRLFREQTGFSIHRYLVRLRLQEALSRLDEAHGSLTGLALDLGFSSHSHFTSAFRRHFGVPPSAARDCLTPEQLRHLTQQLA; this comes from the coding sequence ATGAGCCCGTTGGTGCACGCTGGCAACGGGTCAATCGCCTCGCTCAGCAACGTAGCCATCGAGTGGCTCTTCGTCAGCCCATCGCTCGCCATCTCCCGCTATCGATGTCGGGTGCACGACGGGGTCGGTCGGGAGCAGGCCCAGCCCTGGCACGTGATCGTCTTCCCTCATTCCGGCGCGTTCGAACTCGAGCAGTTCGGACAGCGTGTCTTCGTGGATCCCAACCAAGTGCTTTTGCTGAACGCTGGTGCCCCTTACACGACGCGGCATCCCATCGGCGGCTGCGATGAGGGATGCGCGATCGTGCTGCGCCCGGATCTGCTCCGCGAGCTCTCATCCACCCATGAGCCGGCCGTCGCCGCTCGGCCCCAGCGTCCGTTTCTCGCGAACCGGACCCGGGTGTCGGCGCGGGCCGCGCTCTTGCAGCGGTGGCTGTTCCGCGGCCTCGCGGGGGCTCAGCCGTTGGATGCTCTCGTGATCCAAGAGTCCACGCTGGCCCTGGCTGACGAAGTGCTGGGCAGCATCCCGCGCCAGCGGAGGCCGACGGTAGGCGCGGCCGCGCAGCGCCGCCAGCGGGATCTCGTCGAGGCAGCCCGCCAGCTGATCGCCGATTCTTACCGACAGTCGCTCACCCTTGACCGGCTCGCCGCCCAGCTCGAGACCTCGCCGTTTCACTTGTGCCGCTTGTTCCGCGAGCAGACCGGGTTCTCGATCCATCGCTACCTCGTCCGCCTCCGTCTCCAGGAGGCCCTGTCTCGTCTCGACGAGGCGCACGGGAGTCTGACGGGGCTCGCCCTGGACCTCGGCTTCAGCAGCCACAGCCACTTCACTTCCGCCTTCCGCCGCCATTTTGGTGTCCCGCCCAGTGCCGCGCGCGATTGTCTGACCCCCGAGCAATTGCGCCACCTGACCCAGCAGCTTGCCTGA
- a CDS encoding RidA family protein has product MKPILAAALALVVYASAFGKESTSTARLQQLRTPLMGEKTLISASDAPKPIGPYSQGVVSSGLMFASGQIPIDPKTNELLPGDIETQTEQVIKNLLAVLKEAKMGPENVVKTTVYLVDLADFPRMNTVYGHFFGKQPPARSTIQAVALPRGARVEIDMIAAY; this is encoded by the coding sequence ATGAAGCCAATCCTTGCTGCCGCCCTGGCGCTGGTCGTCTACGCCAGCGCATTCGGAAAGGAATCAACATCGACGGCGCGCCTGCAGCAACTGCGGACGCCGCTCATGGGGGAGAAGACGCTGATCTCCGCCAGCGATGCTCCCAAGCCCATCGGCCCGTATTCACAGGGAGTAGTCTCCAGCGGGTTGATGTTCGCTTCCGGCCAGATCCCCATCGACCCCAAGACGAACGAGCTCCTTCCGGGGGATATCGAGACCCAAACAGAACAGGTCATAAAGAACCTCTTAGCCGTCTTGAAGGAGGCCAAGATGGGGCCGGAGAATGTGGTGAAGACCACCGTCTATCTTGTCGATCTGGCTGACTTCCCGCGTATGAACACGGTCTATGGCCATTTCTTCGGCAAGCAGCCGCCCGCGCGCTCGACAATCCAGGCCGTCGCCCTCCCACGCGGGGCTCGTGTGGAAATCGACATGATCGCGGCGTACTAG